The following are encoded together in the Tripterygium wilfordii isolate XIE 37 chromosome 3, ASM1340144v1, whole genome shotgun sequence genome:
- the LOC119995151 gene encoding kinetochore protein SPC24 homolog, with product MGDLSRKIDVDKLISYSDDLVAVLKDERDMKTLTQCLEQSKSLQSSFFADFNEIQSSIEDYQRKIDACKEKTEKAKSEVAADSDFDLLQKELEEELQKERELMEELRVISNEINDLEHQRVSFEERKQNIKKLEQDELRAQRKLSMYASVTNTIPNLNDDSKISGHIVDRDKRVVEKFEFDPTKMSGFDTCQTIWKVINLQ from the exons ATGGGGGATCTCTCTCGGAAGATTGATGTGGACAAGTTGATCTCATACAGCGATGATCTCGTGGCTGTGTTGAAGGACGAGAGGGACATGAAAACCTTGACACAGTGTCTGGAACAATCTAAGTCACTTCAGTCCTCTTTCTTTGCTGATTTCAATGAAATCCAGAGCTCTATTGAAG ATTATCAGAGAAAGATCGATGCATGCAAGGAAAAAACCGAAAAAGCAAAATCTGAAGTTGCTGCAGATTCTGATTTTGATCTTCTCCAAAAAGAGTTAGAAGAAGAGCTCCAGAAAGAACGAGAGCTTATGGAAGAGCTCAG AGTTATCTCCAATGAGATTAATGATCTAGAGCATCAAAGGGTCTCTTTTGAAGAACGAAAGCAAAATATAAAGAAACTCGAGCAGGATGAACTGAGGGCGCA GAGGAAGCTTTCTATGTATGCTTCAGTCACAAATACCATCCCAAACTTGAATGATGACTCCAAAATCTCAGGCC ATATAGTGGATAGGGATAAAAGGGTGGTTGAGAAGTTTGAATTCGATCCGACAAAGATGAGTGGCTTTGATACATGTCAGACAATCTGGAAGGTGATAAATTTACAATAG